From Venturia canescens isolate UGA chromosome 3, ASM1945775v1, whole genome shotgun sequence:
ATCTTGTGAACCTGTGATTTTTGCGTTGTGTATTTGTGACACTCGGTAGATAAACGTGTTGTATATATGCGCGCACTAGACTCAAAATATACGTGGCATCCACATAAGGGTAGGAAGCATGTCAATAACAGGAAGTGGTGGATGCCAATAGCACACGAAATCACTTTCATAAGAGCTGTTTGGTGTATGTGAAACGCGatcgaaagagggagagagtgaGATGGGGCGAGAATGTGCGAAAAAGGGAATGAAAGTTGTCCACAAATTTACAACTCGATGATCTACTCCTTCAAAACTTGTAAATTCGCAGCACCGTTGACTTTTTAGGTTACGATGCAATCGTGctcctcgatttttatttttatgatcactatttttattgaataaagaTTTTGGTAAATGCTCGCTCGCTCTATCATTTCGACGTTTCGTGTTCGTCGCGATGATCGCGATCATGAGTTTATTCCTCTTTTCTCGATGCTTTCATGCACGcggaacaaaaatacacagcTTGACCGTCCCACCCACCATTTTCTCTTTTACGCTGGTAAGACTGATTCGAATAGCTTGTCAAAGCCAGGAAGTGGTTGATGCCAATAGCAGAACCTCCATCGCGTTGTGTTTCTCCCTCTCAATACAAATATTACCGGATTCACCGTCAATGACGGTCAGGTGGCAATGCTTTTTAACCTCAACGAAaggaaacatttgaaaaaaaaaattattcaaaataccGAGTAATCGGTAAGTTATAAGACACTGTTGAAAAACAGTTGAATACTTTTGCTTGAAAGGTTGTTGCTTCAAAAAAAGATACGCGATTCATCGTATTCTTACGAAATTGACtgtatatattttgaaaatggctaatggaacttgaaaaatttgcgTCGTAACTCGACGAAACTTTCCACACTTAAAAATTAACATCGAGCATATTAGAACacttttttccataattttaGAGGCATGTCATAAAGTAGAAACGACTTTTCGTATAAAATCCAAGTTACAAAAGTTTCGTCGTAATCTTGGAGAGAGAATACACCGCACTTAAGCACATAAGCACATCATAACGAGTTTACCAAACGATTTTCTCTTTGGTGCTTATCGCTCTTGCTTTTCcccctcttttattttttctctccctccctctcgtcTACGCGAAATAACGCGTCAAGCCCAGGACTATGCGGAATGCCAATAGCAGTGTGTACAAGCTTCATCCACTTTGCATCCTTCtccccgtctctctctctctctctctctctctctctctctctctctctctctctctccgcctCATcccttccctctttctctctatttctctcaAAGGAGTCAAGCAAatattttcgttctgaaaGTTTTAACGTATTTTCTGCATATAACATGCATCACGAGTTTCAATCCTTGATATTCCGtattgaggattttttctctcccagaAGTTATACATCCATAAATATGAATGTAAACAcgcgataaaaaatcaaaataaatacgaaataaaaagttttctcTTATTCCTTCCATAGAACATAAAAATGGCCccgtacatttttcattgcacTTGTTCTTTGGGCGCAGCTGTATAAAACGCGATATCGGAACAATTTTAGATTAgagtaaagagaaaaaaaacgaacagcAGCACGAAAAACGGTAAAGGAAAGCTTTTGTGGAAAATACAAGGtgcgctctctttctctgttgtGCATTGTGCAGTATCGCTCGCGCGCGTGACATAACCAAAAAAAGACGATCCCTTTAGCGACGCCTGCAGTCCATCCTGCGCCCGCTCCTCTGACAATGTCAACAAAGAAATGCTCGCGCAAAATCGCTCTCTTGGCACAGCTTTACGACGGGGTTTCCTCTGCCTATTAATTGTCCCAATTACCATTTTCTACAAAactgaatatttgaaaaaaaagtagttcGAACTTTTGTTCATCTACAAAGGAGCCACGACCGAGTCTCGAATGAATTATGacgacaaaataaatataaatatttgtgtCATTTTCGCGAGCTTTCGAACGGTAAGTACTCAGAAAAACTGTCTAAATAAATCTCGATAAATTTTATCCTCGATCCCACAAAATCTCATCGTCATATCGCGAGTTTCGTCTCTCGATCCAAGGCGATTGACCACGGAATGTCCCATGCGTACGTGCGTATGCAAAATAGTGCGAGAGAAAATGGCGTAATTCGCATATTTTATGCTGAATATGAAGTCGATTAAATTCTCTTTAGGAAAATACATGCTTTTGTGAGCGCAGAATTTTCTTCACACTTTCAATCGCCGACCAAAACTCTCGCAAGCCTGCATGTATATTCACGTgtatatacagatatacaCGGGATCGAGAGGCCAAAAGTATCGAATGGGCGAACAGGTGAGCTCGATAAGCTCGAACAGCTGTTTCCGCGTTTTCCCAACTCTAGTTTGTGTCGTCTGCTCCAGAGACGCATGCGTTCGGCACCATGTGCATCTCGGCCGTATATACCGGGTGTCCGAAAAGTCGAACGCGAAATTTGCACGATCAGCAGATCGAGATGTCCCAGGAATAAAAGTCTTGAGGAATTTTCCTCTCCGACGCACCCTTCGTTGCGTCCATTGATGGCCAACGAAATCTTTTTGTCCatcatttgaatatttcacGAACGGCAACCCCGAGCACGAAATCCTCGGGGACTTTTCTTTCCGGAATCACTTCGTCTACTCGCCCCGCAAATTTGGGGCCCCAATTTTCGGACACCCTGTAGAAGCCCCGAAGCGCTCAGAATCCTTCAAGGGCTAAAATACGCATGAACGGCGCTTCAGAGAGAAAATCGTCCGAGGACTTTTCGTTTCAGAATTTCATGCTCTACTCGCACCGTGAATTTGAGACCTGATTTTTCGGACACCCTCTATACACTTGAAAACGTTAAACGTTAATCGCGGGCTTGAAAACGGCAAGAACGGCGCATCCTAGAGAAAAGTGGCTGAGGACTTTTCTCTTCAGAATTTCATGCTCTACTCGTCCCCTCCATTAGAAAGAGGACTTTTGTGACAGCCTCTACAATTTTTAaggatcaacattttttcttcattttttgcgAGACAGATCTGGACCAGATCGCCGAATCTGCGGAAACGTCTCGCTCGCTAGCGGGACATACAACAGCaaaagtttttacttccaaatGGCCCCGAGCACGGCGCGCATTTTGGGagggaaaaaaagcaaaaacacGAAATATGAAGGGAAAAAGACTTGGAAGAAAGCGAGATGTACGCCACGGATAGAAAACAGCTGAGGTGCAGCTGGTTTCTGGCATCCCGAGACGCCTGCCGGCCTTTCCTTCCCTCCGAACACCATCTCCCTACTAGTCTTTTGTATACACAAACTCGCACACTCGAAGCACACGTTACGTACTCTACATGTCACATATGCCTGGCATACTGTACAGACATGTGCAATTCGCATGGCCCGCACATGTCAACATATTTCGTGTGCTTCCCCTCGATCTTCGGCCCGACGTTTCTCAACGACCGAAAATAGCGGACAAAGATTTAATTATCAagacgaaaaatcatttaaaaacaaacgtttttcaatattcgtcACGTGAGAAAATTCCATTTCCTTGTGCTTAGAGATGATCGACTCGTTGACACGAATTCTGTaatttccaataaaatttttcattaaattaaagTTTGTGTGGTTTCTGCTCGAACGAGATGCCTCGACCCTGACACTTGGATCTCAATCGATCCAAAACTGGCGTCAATGTAAAGAAACGTTTCGTTGTTTAatctttttaaaattttatgtaTTTACACATTTGTTATTTATTATGCTTTCAATGTTTCGTTATAATACACCCACGTGCAGCCTTACAAATTATACAGGTACACTCGGTCAGACGAGGACTTGGGTTGTTCGTCGTCTCAATCTCTCTGGCTCATTTTAGTCCACTTTTGTTCAGTTCAGCACTTTTTAATTCAGTGACAATATTTCGTGGTCATTCGCGCGTataatttctttgtttttctttctcttttccattcgtcatTCGTTTCTCCGTTTTGCCTCATGAAattatctttcttttttcaatcgatttccCGAGAAcattttagttttttcatctttttcatttctgaCTGTTTTTCtgttaatgaaaaatcatgtgATGGATTCATGGCGTGTCCGAAGTGCAGGACGAGTCGTCAGCGTTACTGTGCTCGTTGTTGCTCTCGGTTGAGGAGCTGTCGTTGCTTTTAATCCGTCTTTTGCGCAGCTTTGCGAACTGAAACTCCTCGACTGGAACTGTATACATCAACAATTTGAGTTTATAACGAGAGATTAACAGCGaatgaaacgatgaaaaaaacaaacaaactaaCGAAATAAATACATTGCGGATTCAATCTTCTTCGGGTCGACGAATCCGGGAAGGGGAAAAGGCGAAAATTCTTACTACGAAAAACTAATTAGGATCGCacgaatttcaaataaaaaacatcaATTCTCTATCCaacgaaaataaacgaaattgtattttcCCCCTTCTTTCGACCGGAAATATAACGAATTTTTGCGATTACAGCTCgttcatatatttatttatttcgatatgCTACGATCGGAGTGCGAATTCGCCAGTTAAGAATTTCACTGTTTTTCACAATACttcatttcgttttgttccttatttataacatttttttaatagcaaATTTTGCACTTTGATCTTAACATGTACATCGTACAGTCAACAACATAAGAGCCTACACAGATTGCCAGGCAACACGTTCATTCAttctatttttataattttctattgtttaatgattctcaatttttctcgagtttttgTGGTTTCTTATTCTGATCTGATGAGTCAGAAAACTCTCGCACTAATTGatattaaaatattatttcgtcgCGATTCTACTTAAATATTTGTCTCGTAACgatttgaaaatagaaaatatcaGAGACGCGTGTAACCTTTATAGAAATTCACGTTATTTGATAGTACGCTCGTTTCCATTAAAATAACAACTGTGGATAGTCGATCTCACGAAGATTCATAttctagaaatttttttctcatagttCTTTTTCTACTATAACTTAAAAAATAGCACCAGACATATTTGTATGTATAGAGTCTCAACATTCTACTTCAATTCCATTTAAATGTCGAAATTTCGTTACGAGATCCACAGAGCAATTTCATCTACTCATATAGcgatatttttgtaatttttttggtaattattagcgataatgaaaaattcaaaagggCAGTTTCCATCTGTGACAAAATCGCTCACTTTTCGCCAATTTTATAAaaccaataaaaaacaattttagcATAAACAAagttttctaatttttcaatgaatcatTTCGTGGGTTTTTATAAACAATATAAAATCCTCTATAATTACGATTACAATTTGAACCTAGGAAGGGAGAATTTCtggaaaagtataaaaaatttttcaaataaaaaaataaatttaatgccCGCAATATCTCAGACTTAGTAATGCCATGAAAATTTCTCACTCGTAACTTATGTACTTTGAACTTTTTTGTGCACAGAATAATTCctaagaaatatattttttatgtacGTTTCCGTTTTGTTTTGTTGGTTTTTTAGAGAGAATACTTCTTAGAATATTTGACTAGCAACATGACTATTACGGTTGGTTACCGTCTGAATCTGGATCGCCATCATTTATACCGGAAACAGGAACAGGCAGAGGCACCACTTCTGGCTCCAGGGGTTTCGGACCTTGGTCCAAATCTTCTACCATCACTTCTTCCGCCAAACTGCTCCTCACCGCCTCTGTTTAAAATGTCAATTTCAAAGATTCAGTGCTATGAATATTCTCGAATAAAATGCAGGCCAATGATGTACTTTTTAAATGAAGttaaagtttgcaacgttggagtccaacgaaatgatgtaaaaaaaactctccaacaattccagtaattcttcaattttggtCCTTACTGAATTtacaatttgtagtttttcaatctacgcaccaatgatttcgtgaaagaaaaaatttgtgaattacaaatgtttttttcattaaattcattGGACTCCAATGCTGTAAAGTTCCGCATCATCTTTTTAATTTCCCGACAATATTCTCAAATAATGTAAATGAATCATATTAATGCAGAGTACATTCAAACGTGCAAATATGAATAACCACatcataaaatgaaaaatacaaatgacaaaatgcattaaaaaatggaatacatgaaaacgaaattgtagaaTTAGTAAAGAAACATGAAAATACCAGAGGTTTTTCTTTGGATGgatcaaaaaatttgaatcacGAGTGATATTACCATTGAAAGCTTGAGGATACTGTTGGCTGAGTTTATTTTTGACGATACGTATTCTCTTGAATATGTGATCCAAATCTCGTTTCATTTCTGCCAAGAGAGCGGTGTGCTTTTTAAATTCTACTCCTGCCGATTTCAGCCTATTAACTGACAGTTGGTTGCAGTTTGTCAGCATTTCGTTTGTCTTTTCAAAACGCTGAAGCCTGAGTGGtaaatatagaaaataaaaacgaattatTTACAAGAGAAATGATAAATCGTATTTGACAACTTGAGCATCTGAGATTACAActctcgatgaaaattaaccatCAAAAAATGATTCCGGTTAAAACAAGAAATTTCACACTTGTCAATAAGGTATTCAATAGACTAACAGAATAGGGGATAATACTTACATTTGTTTTTGAGCACGTATCATGGACTCGACATCTTGTTGATCGACGATGCCTGCAAGTCCTTGAACGAAAACTTCTGGAGctgtgtaattttgaaaacattcaaAGCTACCAGCATCGGATTCCGGGGTTCCTTGAGCGGCTGCCATAGCTCGCCAATACGACTGAACAGTTTTATTTTCGCGAtgggtgtgaaaaaaaaattcctgacagcttgttttattatattattgaaaaaacgactgAATCTAGTACAGTCGTCTTATGCTATTATCTggaaccatttttattttcgcaaTGTACTTCACAGGTGTCTGTTTTCCTCTCGGAATATTCCATTTTTAAGTAAAACAACGACATAATTATAACAATTATGTCAACAttgattatttcgttcgattctcCACGAAATGAAAACTGACAGCTCACAATTTCGCCACTTGCGGCGTGTGTTTCATGACTGGAgacaaaaatcgattatttttcacacCCCCCCGTTCGTCATTATATATATCATATTGACCAAAGCTGCCGGAATACAACGGACAGGGAGTTATTTTACCGATAACGCTAcaattcttcatttattttacaaaaaattttcagtcTTTCATTGTTCGTAGTTCATATTCGTaaacgattttcaaaattgtccaTCTGCCGTCGAATCACttggagaaaatatttcacatattcgaaatgattttcgatgaatcTTTTGTTACTTACTGTCGGTAAAATGGATGGCTTTCAATTCCAACGACATAATGTCACTGCATGTTTGATTTGGCAATGTTTCATCTCAAAATACAACATGTGACGCCAGTATGACAAATTCGAATGATAAAAACATGACTTCGATCATTGCAACAACCAACAACCGACcatccaaatttcgagtgattCGTCTAGACACATCATCTTTAGTTGTAGGTTCCTGACGTTTGCAGAATTTCGTAATTTACTGTCTAGCAGCAGTTCTAGCACCTAAGCATtatagatagaaaaaaattcgcgTGCCGTTATCGACTCGTGATGCGTTGAAAATACATCACCTTGGCtctgaaaaatgtttgcacACGCGTTTCCTTGAGCCGATTCGTAATATTGTGGGCGTGTAAAATCTCGAAAAGGTAAGTCCTCATTTGATTTATCTTAGGCCAACGTTTAACTGAAAATCTGATCTCAGATTAATGACTAATGGAAATATGGCACttgtaatgaataaaaattttctcgcgacaataattatattttacAATTATAACAATATTGAATCAccaaaaaatcctttttacagagaattaaaaaagtatttatcattataattaattaaaattacgTCAGCATCATCTCGTTGAACGGAATTCAAAATTATGCtacaaagtttatttgtgtaaaattaaaaaaaaaatgtcgaattttttttcaaaattcttttcatcatttctaataaagttgtaatttatgaattgACA
This genomic window contains:
- the LOC122408597 gene encoding kxDL motif-containing protein CG10681 — translated: MAAAQGTPESDAGSFECFQNYTAPEVFVQGLAGIVDQQDVESMIRAQKQMLQRFEKTNEMLTNCNQLSVNRLKSAGVEFKKHTALLAEMKRDLDHIFKRIRIVKNKLSQQYPQAFNEAVRSSLAEEVMVEDLDQGPKPLEPEVVPLPVPVSGINDGDPDSDVPVEEFQFAKLRKRRIKSNDSSSTESNNEHSNADDSSCTSDTP